The Catenulispora sp. GP43 genome includes a region encoding these proteins:
- a CDS encoding SigE family RNA polymerase sigma factor: protein MCPADLGHGRIARSALAFGRDDKEAGGGMALTEHEEAQFWEFVTGRRRGLLRVAFLLTGDHGLAEDFVQDALFQAYRNWRRIERREQPEAYVRKIIVNLANSRWRRLKDRNVSFYSNVPDRPTTRDAHADVDRSDEVWRALATLPTGMRTVIVLRFYEELSEAETAAVLGKSVGTVKSQSSRGLARLREVLGAPAQGKQTDPVSVAGRLGNAHV from the coding sequence ATGTGCCCGGCCGATCTCGGGCACGGCCGGATCGCGCGCAGCGCGCTCGCGTTCGGACGGGACGACAAGGAGGCCGGGGGCGGCATGGCTTTGACGGAGCACGAGGAAGCGCAGTTCTGGGAGTTTGTGACGGGTCGACGGCGCGGTCTGCTCCGGGTCGCCTTCCTGCTCACCGGCGACCACGGGCTGGCAGAGGATTTCGTCCAGGACGCGCTGTTCCAGGCCTATCGCAACTGGCGGCGGATTGAGCGGCGCGAGCAGCCGGAGGCCTACGTCCGCAAGATCATCGTGAACCTGGCGAACTCTCGGTGGCGGCGGCTGAAGGACCGCAATGTCTCGTTCTACAGCAACGTCCCGGATCGGCCGACGACGCGTGACGCGCATGCGGACGTCGACCGCTCGGACGAGGTGTGGCGGGCGCTGGCGACGCTGCCGACCGGCATGCGGACGGTCATCGTCCTGCGCTTCTACGAGGAGCTCAGCGAGGCCGAGACCGCAGCCGTCCTCGGCAAGTCCGTCGGGACCGTCAAAAGCCAGTCGTCACGGGGGCTGGCCCGGTTGCGCGAGGTGCTGGGGGCGCCGGCCCAAGGCAAGCAGACCGATCCCGTCAGTGTGGCGGGGCGATTGGGGAACGCGCATGTCTGA
- a CDS encoding LLM class F420-dependent oxidoreductase produces MQIGAVYPQIELRGDPNAVRLIGRAVEDLGFDYLLAYDHVLGAVHTDRSPVLTGPYTERDPFHDPLVMFAHLAAITERIGFATGVLILPQRQTALVARQAADVDLLSGGRLRLGVGVGWNHVEYQALGQDFRTRGARQEEQIGLLRRLFTEPVVDYSGRFDRIDRAALVPKPTRPVPIWLGGSSEAAFERAARLADGFIFFGAGGIEHAIDAWSRLRDRLDALDRSVHDFGAELVALPGNDPTDLPAQLDAWREAGGTHASIATMGLGLDNAKAHVDHLASVAHTLNLT; encoded by the coding sequence ATGCAGATCGGCGCCGTCTACCCGCAGATCGAACTGCGCGGAGACCCGAACGCGGTTCGCCTGATCGGGCGAGCGGTCGAGGACTTGGGCTTCGACTACCTGCTTGCCTACGACCACGTGCTCGGCGCCGTACACACCGACCGGAGCCCGGTGCTCACCGGCCCGTATACCGAGCGCGACCCGTTCCACGACCCGCTGGTCATGTTCGCTCATCTGGCCGCCATCACCGAACGCATCGGGTTCGCCACCGGGGTCCTGATCCTGCCCCAGCGCCAAACCGCGCTGGTGGCACGGCAGGCCGCCGACGTCGACCTGCTCTCCGGCGGCCGACTGCGCCTGGGCGTGGGGGTCGGCTGGAACCACGTCGAGTACCAGGCCCTCGGGCAGGACTTCCGCACCCGCGGCGCGAGGCAGGAAGAGCAGATCGGCCTGCTGCGCCGGTTGTTCACGGAACCCGTGGTCGACTACTCGGGGCGTTTCGACCGGATCGATCGCGCCGCACTCGTGCCCAAGCCGACCCGGCCCGTTCCGATCTGGCTCGGCGGATCCAGCGAAGCCGCGTTCGAGCGAGCCGCGCGGCTCGCGGACGGCTTCATCTTCTTCGGCGCCGGCGGCATCGAGCACGCCATCGACGCCTGGAGCCGACTGCGCGACCGCCTCGACGCCCTCGACAGGTCGGTACACGACTTCGGCGCGGAGCTCGTGGCACTTCCCGGCAATGATCCAACCGACCTGCCCGCTCAGCTCGACGCCTGGCGCGAGGCAGGCGGCACCCACGCCTCGATCGCCACGATGGGCCTCGGCCTGGACAACGCGAAAGCCCATGTCGACCACCTCGCCTCGGTCGCGCACACGCTCAACCTCACGTGA
- a CDS encoding HD domain-containing protein, which yields MSTDAARSVFERLDLPDTPLAWDAYLHAAQETAAFVHHHSVRSYVFARAHARNRDLRPGSDYDDELLFASCMLHDIGLSEQGNGDQRFEVDGADVAAAFLRERGVEEHRIAIAWDAIALHTSEGIASRKCTVVALTQAGIATDILGAQRESLPAGLADEVHALLPRMDLAYALSDAILNQAKANPQKASPMTFPGELLRSHLPYGAHPADTINTLASHRAADGIELNQDQLTRHGDLTPAVGARHDETNMAFIDR from the coding sequence ATGAGCACCGACGCAGCGCGGTCCGTCTTCGAGCGGCTCGACCTGCCCGACACGCCTCTAGCCTGGGACGCCTATCTCCATGCGGCCCAGGAAACGGCCGCCTTCGTCCACCACCACAGCGTGCGCAGCTACGTCTTCGCCCGAGCCCACGCCCGGAACCGAGACCTGCGCCCGGGCAGCGACTACGACGACGAACTGCTGTTCGCCAGCTGCATGCTGCACGACATCGGGCTGAGCGAACAGGGCAACGGAGATCAGCGCTTTGAAGTCGACGGTGCCGACGTCGCAGCAGCCTTCCTGCGCGAGCGCGGCGTCGAGGAACACCGCATCGCCATCGCCTGGGACGCCATCGCCCTGCACACCTCGGAAGGCATCGCCTCGCGAAAATGCACAGTGGTGGCGCTGACCCAGGCCGGCATCGCCACCGACATCCTCGGCGCCCAGCGTGAGAGCCTTCCGGCCGGCCTCGCCGACGAAGTACACGCCCTGCTCCCGCGCATGGATCTGGCCTACGCCCTCAGCGACGCCATCCTCAACCAAGCCAAGGCGAACCCACAGAAGGCGTCGCCGATGACCTTCCCCGGCGAGCTCCTTCGCAGCCATCTGCCTTACGGCGCACACCCGGCCGACACCATCAACACCCTCGCCTCCCACCGTGCCGCCGACGGCATCGAGTTGAACCAGGACCAGCTCACGCGGCACGGCGACCTGACACCGGCCGTAGGAGCGCGACACGATGAGACGAACATGGCCTTCATCGACCGCTGA
- a CDS encoding SDR family oxidoreductase — translation MKKILITGAGTGLGRGTAIGLARAGHRVIAATELWSQVSELRRHVEDLGLQDRVTVDKLDVLDARDIAAVGDWDFDTFVSNAGIGECGPMAEIPVDLVRRTFETNVFANLELTQRIVRKWVDAGTAGRILIVSSMGGMLTAFGLGAYCASKHALEAIAASLRDELAPNGITVQTINPGAYRTGFNDRIADTTFRWLDDTVNFNRTKDVKAGFAEILADQYDPQDMIDKMVEIIGADRGKYRNVWPPATEELIKQVQEAAWTRTVPTT, via the coding sequence ATGAAGAAGATCCTGATCACCGGAGCGGGCACCGGCCTGGGCCGCGGCACCGCCATCGGCCTGGCCCGGGCCGGGCACCGGGTCATCGCCGCCACGGAGCTGTGGTCGCAGGTGAGCGAACTGCGAAGGCACGTGGAGGACCTCGGCCTGCAGGACCGGGTCACGGTCGACAAGCTCGATGTCCTGGACGCCCGCGACATCGCGGCCGTCGGCGACTGGGACTTCGACACCTTCGTCAGCAACGCCGGGATCGGCGAGTGCGGACCGATGGCGGAGATCCCCGTCGACCTGGTCCGGCGCACCTTCGAGACGAACGTCTTCGCGAACCTGGAACTTACTCAGCGGATCGTCCGCAAGTGGGTGGACGCCGGCACCGCGGGCCGCATCCTGATCGTCAGCTCGATGGGCGGCATGCTGACCGCCTTCGGCCTGGGCGCCTACTGCGCGAGCAAGCACGCGCTCGAGGCGATCGCGGCGAGCCTGCGCGACGAGCTCGCGCCGAACGGGATCACCGTGCAGACCATCAACCCCGGTGCGTATCGGACCGGGTTCAACGACCGCATCGCGGATACGACCTTCCGCTGGCTGGACGACACGGTCAACTTCAACCGGACCAAGGACGTCAAGGCCGGCTTCGCGGAGATCCTGGCCGACCAGTACGACCCGCAGGACATGATCGACAAGATGGTCGAGATCATCGGCGCCGACCGCGGCAAGTACCGGAACGTCTGGCCGCCGGCGACCGAGGAGCTGATCAAGCAGGTCCAGGAAGCGGCTTGGACTCGCACGGTGCCAACCACGTGA
- a CDS encoding heme-binding protein, translating into MSINLDTAQAVIDKARAHSAAIGVPMNIAVVDAGGHLLAFARMDGAILGSIDIALAKAKTSILFNGPSENLWEFCKPGGPAPATELTNGGLIPYAGGLPVRDQNGTLIGAVGVSGGMPAQDGEVVRIALGEDAR; encoded by the coding sequence ATGAGCATCAACCTGGATACGGCCCAAGCCGTGATCGATAAGGCACGGGCCCACTCGGCGGCGATCGGCGTGCCGATGAACATCGCCGTGGTCGACGCCGGCGGGCACCTGCTCGCCTTCGCCCGCATGGACGGGGCGATCCTCGGCTCGATCGACATCGCCCTGGCCAAGGCGAAGACCTCGATCCTGTTCAACGGCCCCAGCGAGAACCTGTGGGAGTTCTGCAAGCCCGGCGGCCCGGCTCCCGCCACCGAACTCACCAACGGCGGCCTGATCCCCTACGCGGGCGGACTGCCCGTGCGTGATCAGAACGGCACGTTGATCGGCGCCGTCGGCGTGTCGGGCGGCATGCCCGCCCAGGACGGCGAGGTCGTCCGCATCGCACTCGGAGAGGACGCACGATGA
- a CDS encoding GlxA family transcriptional regulator, with amino-acid sequence MGSQASGGTHHVVVVALENVLALDIGIPLQVFGSWRDGPYTLTLCTEKPGPVPMHGGHVMSVVEGLDALATADTVIVPGYLEPDTPSAAVTTALAQAAARGTRMISICSGAFALAAAGLLDGRRATTHWRYAAKLAQQYPQVIVQPRELYIDDGDVLTSGGVSAGLDLCLHVVRRDHGARLANQRARLLVAAPHRPGGQAQFIDLPVLPDHPDGPAPIYQWALENLNQPLTVDQLARQAGMSRRTLIRRFHTDTGQPPMRWLLDARLALARELLEAADLTIEAIARRCGLGTPANFRTLFKAHVGVPPRTYRETFNAR; translated from the coding sequence ATGGGCAGTCAGGCGTCAGGTGGCACCCACCACGTGGTCGTCGTGGCGCTCGAGAACGTCCTCGCGCTCGACATCGGAATCCCGCTGCAGGTCTTCGGCAGCTGGCGGGACGGGCCGTACACGCTGACGCTGTGCACGGAGAAGCCCGGCCCCGTCCCGATGCATGGCGGCCACGTGATGTCCGTCGTTGAAGGGCTGGACGCCCTCGCGACCGCGGACACCGTCATCGTCCCGGGCTACCTGGAACCCGACACCCCCTCCGCCGCGGTCACCACAGCGCTCGCGCAAGCGGCGGCCCGGGGAACCCGGATGATCTCCATCTGCTCGGGCGCATTCGCCCTCGCCGCCGCCGGCCTGCTCGACGGCCGCCGGGCCACCACGCACTGGCGGTACGCCGCGAAGCTCGCCCAGCAGTACCCGCAGGTGATCGTGCAGCCGCGGGAGCTGTACATCGATGACGGGGACGTGCTGACCTCCGGCGGAGTCAGTGCGGGCCTGGATCTGTGCCTGCACGTCGTCCGGCGCGATCACGGCGCCCGCCTGGCGAACCAGCGGGCCCGCCTGCTGGTTGCGGCCCCACACCGCCCGGGCGGCCAGGCACAGTTCATCGACCTGCCAGTGCTCCCCGACCACCCCGACGGACCGGCGCCGATCTACCAATGGGCCCTGGAGAACCTGAACCAGCCGCTCACCGTCGACCAGCTGGCACGGCAGGCCGGCATGTCACGCCGCACCCTGATCCGCCGCTTCCACACCGACACCGGCCAACCGCCCATGCGCTGGCTGCTCGACGCAAGGCTCGCCCTCGCCCGCGAACTCCTGGAAGCCGCCGACCTGACCATTGAAGCCATCGCACGGCGCTGCGGGCTGGGTACCCCGGCCAACTTCCGAACGCTTTTCAAAGCACACGTCGGAGTACCCCCACGGACCTACCGCGAGACCTTCAACGCCAGATGA
- a CDS encoding alpha/beta fold hydrolase: MQPGSGRPGTRAPMPDGATSRSATVNGVRLHYVIAGSGDPVLLLHGWPETWYAWRKVIPVLAARYTVVAPDMRGYGDSERPVGGYDKVTVATDLHELMRSLGFGRIHLVTQDMGGPVGFAYAASFPADVRDFTFIESAVPGFGLEASMDVAHGGSWHVGFNMAEGISEMLVAGRERAFIEYFYRRGTLHRDALTQTDIDEYARSYEAGGLVASFKYYRTLFDDAKVNREKLAVQALTLPVLSLAAEKGFGDLSHASITQVADHVERQTIAEAKHFLVQDQPQAAAEAILSFLTRMDEA, encoded by the coding sequence GTGCAGCCCGGTAGCGGCCGGCCCGGCACGCGCGCGCCGATGCCGGATGGGGCGACGTCGCGCTCTGCGACGGTCAACGGTGTGCGGCTCCACTACGTGATCGCCGGCAGCGGCGATCCGGTGCTCCTCCTGCATGGCTGGCCCGAGACCTGGTACGCGTGGCGCAAGGTCATTCCGGTGCTGGCGGCCCGGTACACGGTGGTCGCGCCTGACATGCGCGGCTACGGCGATTCGGAGCGTCCCGTCGGCGGCTACGACAAGGTGACGGTCGCAACCGATCTGCACGAGCTGATGCGTTCGCTGGGATTCGGCCGCATTCACCTCGTCACCCAGGACATGGGCGGGCCCGTGGGCTTTGCCTATGCGGCGAGCTTTCCGGCGGATGTGCGCGACTTCACCTTCATTGAGAGTGCAGTTCCGGGGTTCGGCCTCGAAGCGTCGATGGACGTGGCTCACGGCGGCAGTTGGCACGTGGGGTTCAACATGGCGGAGGGGATCAGCGAGATGCTGGTCGCCGGGCGAGAGCGAGCCTTCATCGAGTACTTCTACCGTCGCGGCACGCTGCACCGGGACGCGCTGACGCAGACCGATATCGACGAATACGCGCGCAGCTACGAGGCGGGCGGTCTCGTGGCGAGCTTCAAGTATTACCGGACGCTTTTCGACGACGCGAAAGTCAATCGCGAGAAGCTCGCCGTGCAAGCGCTCACCCTCCCGGTGCTCTCGCTCGCAGCCGAGAAGGGGTTCGGTGACCTCTCCCATGCCTCGATCACGCAGGTCGCCGACCACGTCGAGCGGCAGACCATCGCGGAGGCGAAGCACTTCCTGGTGCAGGATCAGCCGCAGGCGGCGGCAGAGGCGATTCTGAGCTTTCTGACGCGAATGGATGAAGCCTGA
- a CDS encoding ArsR/SmtB family transcription factor, whose product MAATDQLSAVFSALSDPTRRAIIAELATRDATVTELTAPLSISMPAVSRHLKVLERAALISRSRSGKWRASRLEAAPLREAADWIERYRQFWDSSLTRLDAHLAAVQAAEQAAEQAAEQATGRIAEDSKELE is encoded by the coding sequence GTGGCTGCCACCGATCAGCTCAGCGCGGTGTTCTCGGCGCTGTCCGACCCGACTCGGCGGGCGATCATCGCCGAGTTGGCCACTCGCGACGCCACGGTCACCGAGCTCACCGCTCCCCTGTCGATCTCGATGCCGGCGGTGTCGCGGCACCTGAAAGTGCTCGAGCGCGCCGCGCTCATCTCGCGGTCGCGGTCGGGCAAGTGGCGCGCGAGCCGCCTCGAGGCTGCCCCGCTGCGCGAGGCGGCCGACTGGATCGAACGCTACCGGCAGTTCTGGGACTCGTCCCTCACCCGCCTCGACGCCCACCTCGCCGCGGTGCAGGCCGCCGAACAGGCCGCCGAACAGGCCGCCGAACAGGCGACAGGCCGGATTGCCGAGGACTCCAAGGAGCTCGAATGA
- a CDS encoding SRPBCC domain-containing protein, producing MNTETPQLAISRVFDAPRQLVYRAFTDPDHLAAWWGPIGNSLPRDEIEFDVRPGGFQRWTEVNAAEPELRVHVHVDLTDVADGELLEGVMHVSGRLPEGIEPFATRLRVEFHDEADGRTRLEIRQWLPEHLAHPSEEGWRQAFTKLDAALMNIQAAEAHHREAEAWQS from the coding sequence ATGAACACCGAAACCCCGCAGCTCGCCATCTCCCGCGTGTTCGACGCGCCGCGTCAGCTCGTCTACCGGGCCTTCACCGATCCCGACCACCTGGCGGCGTGGTGGGGCCCGATCGGCAACTCGCTGCCGCGCGATGAGATCGAGTTCGACGTGCGCCCCGGCGGCTTTCAACGGTGGACGGAGGTCAACGCGGCCGAACCCGAGCTTCGCGTGCACGTCCACGTCGACCTCACCGACGTCGCCGACGGCGAACTGCTCGAAGGCGTCATGCACGTCAGCGGCCGGCTGCCGGAGGGCATCGAGCCGTTCGCGACGAGGCTGCGGGTCGAGTTCCACGACGAGGCTGACGGACGGACGCGCCTGGAGATCCGCCAGTGGCTCCCCGAACATCTGGCGCACCCCAGCGAGGAGGGTTGGCGCCAAGCGTTCACCAAGCTGGACGCCGCGCTGATGAACATCCAGGCTGCTGAAGCCCATCACCGAGAGGCAGAGGCATGGCAAAGCTGA
- a CDS encoding dihydrofolate reductase family protein, producing the protein MAKLIYVTNMSLDGYIEDEHGAFDWFPVDDEVFAFTTDLLRSAGTFLYGRRLYEAMAVWETDPALAAKSGLMADFASAWQAASKVVYSTTLDAVPTADTRLERRFDPAAVRELKATAGSDLLVGGANLATQAFKAGLVDECRLLVLPIVVGGGKPGLPTGVRADLELLDERRFRNGVVHLRYRLLGQ; encoded by the coding sequence ATGGCAAAGCTGATTTACGTGACGAACATGTCGCTCGACGGCTACATCGAGGACGAACACGGCGCGTTCGACTGGTTCCCCGTCGACGACGAGGTCTTCGCGTTCACCACCGACCTCCTGCGGTCTGCGGGCACGTTTCTCTACGGACGGCGCCTGTACGAGGCGATGGCCGTCTGGGAGACCGACCCCGCCCTGGCCGCCAAGTCCGGCCTCATGGCCGACTTCGCGAGCGCCTGGCAGGCGGCGAGCAAAGTCGTGTACTCCACGACCCTCGACGCGGTGCCAACCGCCGACACCCGGCTGGAACGCCGATTCGACCCCGCCGCAGTACGCGAACTGAAGGCCACGGCCGGCAGCGATCTCCTCGTGGGAGGCGCCAACCTCGCGACCCAGGCCTTCAAGGCCGGGCTCGTCGACGAGTGCCGGTTGCTCGTCCTGCCCATCGTCGTCGGCGGGGGCAAGCCGGGGCTGCCGACCGGCGTGCGCGCCGACCTCGAGCTCCTCGACGAGCGCCGGTTCCGAAACGGGGTCGTACACCTCCGCTACCGCCTTCTCGGGCAGTGA
- a CDS encoding helix-turn-helix domain-containing protein — MLESVGLPEPCGTVYSALVEHPESGAARLAEVTGLPLTKVRGALDRLTAEGMASRAPGRAAVWFASAPDVAIGSLVGRAEQELVRVRSLMNELMDSYREAARYTDPSLSVEVVRGHEEISRRFEHLQTEARHQIRGFDRPPYLDAPGTNHDREAGRARSGLNYRVIYTRAALAWPGRLSQDIRPSQTFEHARTRPTLPIKMVISDDRQALIPIRDPEEALTTAYVIHPSSLLDALIALFEAEWRLALPIPQAAGAGPDEETRSLLLLLASGQTDEAIARALGWSFRTTQRRVQALMRSLDATTRFQAGMEARGRGWV, encoded by the coding sequence GTGCTGGAATCGGTCGGTCTGCCGGAGCCGTGCGGCACCGTGTACTCAGCACTCGTTGAGCATCCGGAGTCCGGCGCGGCGCGTTTGGCGGAGGTCACGGGCCTGCCGCTGACCAAGGTACGCGGCGCACTTGATCGCTTGACCGCCGAGGGGATGGCCAGCCGGGCCCCCGGCCGCGCGGCGGTGTGGTTCGCCTCGGCACCGGACGTCGCGATCGGCTCGCTGGTCGGCCGCGCGGAGCAGGAGCTGGTGCGCGTCAGGTCCTTGATGAACGAGCTCATGGACAGCTACCGCGAGGCGGCCCGCTACACCGACCCCTCGCTGTCGGTCGAGGTGGTCCGCGGCCACGAGGAGATCAGCCGCCGCTTCGAGCACCTGCAGACCGAGGCCCGCCACCAGATCCGCGGCTTCGACCGACCGCCCTACCTCGACGCCCCCGGCACCAACCACGACCGGGAAGCGGGCCGCGCCCGCTCCGGCCTGAACTACCGCGTCATCTACACCCGCGCCGCCCTGGCCTGGCCCGGCCGCCTCAGCCAGGACATCAGGCCCTCGCAGACCTTCGAGCACGCCCGCACCCGCCCCACGCTGCCGATCAAGATGGTGATCAGCGACGACCGCCAGGCCCTGATCCCGATCAGGGACCCGGAGGAGGCGCTGACCACCGCGTACGTGATCCACCCCTCCTCGCTCCTGGACGCGCTGATCGCGCTGTTCGAGGCCGAGTGGCGGCTGGCCCTGCCGATCCCGCAGGCCGCCGGGGCCGGACCGGACGAGGAGACCCGCTCGCTGCTGTTGCTGCTGGCCTCCGGGCAGACCGACGAGGCCATCGCCCGCGCTCTGGGCTGGAGCTTCCGCACCACGCAGCGGCGGGTCCAGGCCCTGATGCGCAGCCTGGACGCGACCACGCGGTTCCAGGCCGGGATGGAGGCGCGGGGGCGGGGGTGGGTGTGA